In Gigantopelta aegis isolate Gae_Host chromosome 2, Gae_host_genome, whole genome shotgun sequence, the sequence attaactaattaagtgattagttctgggttgttattatattgttgttgttaattaactactgtggcaagtacatttgtcagcgtagtgttaatacaaattccaaagtgtattgtgttttgttgtgttttctagtgaactaaacgtgctacatatatatatttatataagatcttatctctgattatacctagagccgagccactcgggtattagactgcccgatacagagagatctaatagatatacatttcggagagatatttggataatcgtgttttattcagttacgggtattataggatcgccgtgacaggagtaaaaattggggtgctcgtcccggatctgaaacgggacatgtatatttaaaaagtattgtttgtaaatgggggctttataaattatttttgcaaattaactagaagtagcaacgttgttcactagaaaacaataataataagtgcgtcatacctaaacatggataagaatttgctggataggcctacgctcagtgtagtggagattaagcgagcgcgtaaggccgaattagttgaaatcgcgagtgagcgagaaattgatttaacatcagctaaaacattaggtgATATAAGgataattattatccaggatGTTTTtcgtgatagtcctgttatggaagacagtgacattgttccagagatagagataaatgaggtaagtgtggaacaacagttagcttttaaaaagcttgagtacgaaagagaagaacgtgcattagatagagagagggatagagaaaaagaagatagagagagagagatagggatagagatagagagaagagagagagatagggagagagagagagagagagagagagagagagagagagagagagagagagagagagagagagagagagagagagaagagagagatagggatagagagagaagagagagagaaagggatagagaattccagttaggaaaattaaaagtggaacatgagttaaagttgaatactgaagaagttagacgagaggcaggaaatgggtttaacatgtcggaggcttatagatcagtgcctgtatttgacgaccaggaggtagatatgttcttccaccTTTTTGAATGGGCCACTAAGCAGCTAAGTTGGCCGCAGTCTTAAGTGGACagtgttagccgtgtctaagtttaaggggaaggctagcgtagcttataattcaatgagtgatgagcgagcgaatcagtacgacctagttaagtctgcagtgttgagggcttacgAGTTACGAACTGAGAATTATTGTTTACGGTATAGTgggttgagaaaaacgcagggtcagtcttatagtgagtttgtggctaagaaagcaggaatgtttgataaatgggtgatttctcatcaggtagggtcatataccgagttacgggaattgttgatcttacaggacattaaaaatggattaccagttagcttacgtattcatttagaggatcgtgatatcaaaaaaatagaggaggcaggcatagcggcagatgattacgtgttaatacacaaagctcaggcagtacagggtagctctatacaacagggtgataagaagaaatttcagccaggtttttcccgggaaagtaattATCGgggagtcatctagttggtcagctagtcaggcaaggaaggcacctggtgggcaaagtaaggataaacctgcattatcagccaatgcagaaacttttcgtccacattgcagttactgtgaaaaggataaccatcttgttgaggactgttttaaaaggaaacgcgataatgcgcaagtggtcggtttagtgaggtcagctccgttagcgagagtgttaatggttagtcccatggcagagaaagtaaacccgtatgtgtccactggtatggtttgtgatgtgaaacaagagttgagtcctaaggcaatatcaatctatcgagatacagggtgtagccagtcgcttataacgtcagattgtttagctggtattaataattcagatacaggacatagtttggccttaacctcggttactggagaaaatatggttgtccggttacataacgttttcttgtgttcgatgTTTGTGACGGGAGCAGTCGTTATGGGTGATCTGAAGGACTtgtctgttgaaaacataggagtttagttgggtaacgatttgactagtcagtgttgccagccgcaaggtgacaaattgttaattgaagacagccctttaccaatagaagagtgtgaggttgatgagattagttatcctgcatgtgtaatgactagggctatggtcggaagggtagcacgagacccagaggaaaattgtgatttgtctgatacgtgtgtgagccatgaaattagagtggatgaggttatcagtaaaatggtagataagtcaaatgaggaactaaatgtggtggaacctgttgacctcccacagagggtaaatgaaccagttgtgtttgatagaggggacttaacttgtaatagacaagagttaatcctagagcagggggctgatccaaatttgttggcagctcgcactacattgttaactgagggtgagatggaggatcagatgtcaggttatgatatggacaagggagtattaatgaataagagcgttagagataggaggtggccggcgaccgaactactAAAAACCTACCTAAAttacgacgaccagaaacatattgaatattctaacaataaaaaataaaaaatgtaattaacttttgaattttcatCATGAAAAACTCTCTGTTAATATGAATGATTACAATATCTTCAGAGTCAGTAAAGTCCTTTCATAGGGATTGTCCTGCGTGTGTTCTGCAACAGGTTTACGCCTAACAAatcctttttgatgactaaaattacatattaaagatagttAAAATTACTGGTTTAGAAGATCAGTGTCTATTTAAACAATGCGTTTGTTGTCATCCTAACGTTTGAAGTAGCACAAAGCAGATTTTACCTCCTAATTATAATGTCGTTCGtaccaaaaaaacaagaaaaaaatcttCCAATGGCCGCAAACTCACCACggtccctttaataaaacaatttaaaaaaaatgataataatattaataataaaacgaaaaagtaagtaaataaaataaaataaataataatagtaataataataataataataatgatataaatttaaaaaagaatcaaataaaatgaatgCACATTTATCTTGCCACGTTTTCGAATAATTCGACGAAAGACAAAAGTACGAAAATACGcaagtaaattttttttttttattcaggaTATGCATCAATTTGAGCAATACTCATAGTTTTATTTGCCAACAATAATTAAACCGTTACGTgaactgaaaattaaaatataaaacataaaacagtgtATACTGAAGAGGTACTTACTTCTTGCACAAATTGTAACCTCACGGTCATCCCCAAAACATTGTAGTTATGATCAGGATccaaattaacaaaacatcGTAACTTTACGATTAGGATTATAAGTTGTATATATTTACAAGTATTTTGGTAtctatttaaagtgacagaccctagcttttaaacactacaacgtatttttctctattaaagccatttttcataatttaaattaaaagtacttatattttagtatttagaatattcattttcgtacacctgaagtggttctggtcatccaggtttttgtaataccttAAAAtcgatttttttgttttctcacaATTTGAAAAACGCACTTTCGTCTCAGAAGTAATGTTAATCAAGACAAGCTCTAGTCATTTTTAGACTTTTAACTATTACAGACTTTAGCTTATCTCTGTTATGATCTCATCCATAtctgttgcaggtttgtagagtaATTAAACTTAGTATCCATGGTTACGGgctcaaactagggtctgctcctttaatttcaatctgattaaaattagctcaacTGGGTCTAccagatctaacagcattgcgtggactcccatgtccaggtgacatttcatctataaataacaatttaaatatcgaccaattacacttcgccttttatagcgttattcgggagcatacaactTTTATGAGCATTTCGACCATTATAATTTGTAgtatttgtaattataatacatatatggatgtagtagaagacgaatatcactttgttctagtgtgtcctttctacagtaccataagagataaatatattaaacctttttattataataaaccatcaacatttaaattatcgCAACTgctgtccagcgacaattcaaaacagccAGATAAATTGTGCATTGACCACTGCTACCACGAATAGAACAAACAAAATTGATACATcacatgttattatattgtatattattgctatgcatgtattacccatttactattgACTTTTATCGATTGTGACCCGTTGCTACTTGCCACTCCCCgcaatgtgcacattatattattttatctataaatatgtatgtatgcctacaaaatgtgtatattatggcaaaataaaatgtgtctctatGAGTTTGTCTGTCATAAATTTACTTTTACCGATATGTGTAAACCTATGCAATAAACCAAGATGAAATCAATCTTTGTAATTACAGtgagttttaaataaaatgtaaataattttcttttgtctttacaATTATTCATAATTCGTAATTTCGTAATATTTTGCGTGAGAGAGAGATCCCAAATATCTTTAAAGGCAGagtttatgatgttttgtgaatttggCCCAAGTTCTGTACCATGTCCATCGCCTGTCCATTATAATAGGAGCCACTTATTAAGTCAATATGGACATGCAACTCAAATGCAACTATGACGTTACGAGTTAAGCTATCGGTCAGTCTTAATTTATATGGcagcaaaataatttataaatagtaggaacgaaattatttggatgtgtaaaaaaaaaaaaaaaaaattgtgcgtATATAATGTAAGGTACAATACAATTTACAAGAAAAgtgcatgattttttttttttggtcattgTTCACCTTTGCGACTTTCTCTTTATATTATGGGGGCGGGATTTTAGctgtcgattgagtgctcgcttggggtgcttgtgtcgcaggatcgaaacaccttggtggatccattcagctgatggggggggggggggggggtgggggttgccgttacaaccagtgcaccacaactggttaagagcgtggtatgttctttcctgtatgtgggaaagttctgcattaggaaaaatgaagtgggtttcctctgataactacgtgtcagaattaccaaatgtttcacatctaatagccgatgatcaattaatcaatgtgttctagtggtgtcgttaaacaaaacaaactttacttgaaATTATTATCGTGCTTTGGCACAGTGTTTGATTGGAATATCGCGGTACAATAGTCCAAGTAGACTTAAAGGCAAAATCACGCGGCATTTAACCTATTAAAGGCAGTCGCACGAAAaaaaagtagtgtcggaaatagaataaaactgattttcgtcgattatgtctttcatattaaactgacaagtaaatattttgtaaatatctatttaattatactctacctaatttagcatttacttgcttgggttctcattgatgtacaaggtggtgtttactcgtgaaattaaaagaaatatgtcagtaaacaggtgatttgtgtactTTGTTGGAACAGattataacatattttgatcgacgtgtcaatttcattgctgttgcaatatgtgaaGGACCATCTCTGATgacggtttacccctatccctttccaaaacaaactatttatttcttagtaacttttgagcaaaattGTCAAGTGTGTGATCtaatataccggtattaaaggtgctatgtattAAAGGAGCCATCTCCAAGTTGCAtgatgacagctattgcaaataattttataaaataaaattttgcttactccttcaactatatgcccataaatgattctaacaaaataattttatctactagcagaaaatacatttttattagagAATTTGTAtcacaaacagaaagaaagacatgttttttatttaacgacgcactcaacacattttatttacagattttgagaggaaacccgctgtcgccactacattggctactctttccgattagcagcaagggatcttttatttgcgcttcccacaggcaggacagcgaAAACCaagacctttgttgaaccagttatggatctctggtcggtgcaagtggtttacacctacccattgagtcttgcggagcactcactcagggtttggatgcggtatctggattaaaaatcccatgcctcgactgggatccgaacccagtacataccagcctgtagatcgatgtcctaaccacgacgccgcctAGGCCGGtatatcacaaacagatgctcacatataactatgatatatcacctttaagtggttgcaagattgtgtaaatttctaatgtccttatattgaatttatattcactaaatatgctgataataattaataatatattctgCAATTCAAAAcactcagttaacttgcagttttaattttaaaagtttgtttaagggtcaATGAAACTGACACATGTAGATCaacatttgttatagtctgttccaataaagtgcacaaatcacctgtttactgatatcttttaatttcaagagtaaacaccaccttgtacatcattGAGAGCCCAAActagtaaatgctaaattaggtagagtattattaaatatatatttataaaatatttacccgctagtttaatatgaaagaaataatcaacgaaaataatttttattctatttccgacaatttttttagaaatatacaGTGCGAGTACGTTCCTCATCAACTAACGCTCACTTCATAATGTGTTTTGCAAGCAGCTTAAACCGCCAACATTAGGTCAAAATGAGCGGTCACCCCCACAAGTTCCGCACATGATTTACGGCTACGTAGCCATAATTTCATTACATATCAAACTATAGATAACAAGTTGGACATGACAACAATGTTGCTGGTTATATAAATTACAGTTAGTGTCaattaaacatttgtattttcTGGCAACATGTTATGTCATTTAGCAGATAAATTATCGATCCACTGCTGCGAGTGTGGGCGTGGGTGTGAGGGGAGCATGCCTCCCCGAATGATACTTATTTTCTGCCACCTTTTACTTTTGCCTGTCGCCCTATAATACGACTCATAGACAAGTGGGTGTGCCTCCCAATATTTGCGTCCTCAACAATATAAACTCCTAACTAGCCCCAGGCGCGTGGGCAGGGTGTGTGGGGATCGAAACCGGTCCCTGCACAAACAAATGTGTTTGTTCAATACATTTTTCAGAggagcctgcccccccccccccccccccaaaaaaaacgaaaaaaaaaaaaagaaaaaaaaaaccactcgTAACAATCTAGACCCCCTACTGATAAAAGTCCAGCATTCGCGCGTAAGTTCTATAATTAACAAGATACGTTTTGTTTTCCTGGATCTTCAACGACCACCACCGTGTCTTCAGTTTCCTTCTCTGCTACAAACACATGCGAAATGGACGCTACGATTGCGAGGAAGGGCCACACGGACATGATCAAGAACACGGCCCCTCTAACACTGCCCCCCACGGTCGCGCTGTATATTAAACCGTACATGGTGTTCGCCACGAAATTGGTGATCGTTTCCAGGGTGGCGATCGACGCGAACACCGCCCCTTGCTGCGACGGCGACGTCATTCGCGACAGCATGGAGCGCGTTATCGGGGACGACGTCGCCTCGCTGCTAGAAACCACGGGCACCAACCACATCATCAGGTCTGACGTCGCCATCGCCTCCAGAACAAGTCCGCCGATTTCTCCGAGCATCCCAGTGGCTATGATGTACTCGTCTCTGAGACAGGTCAGACATGCTTTGATAAACAGCATGGTTACCAAGGAAGTGAGACCGGTTCGCAGCGCCCCAAAGTAACCGATCTTGTCGGGAAGCCAGCAGAACGGCTGGTTTAAGACGTACAATGTCTCGGTATTATCGCGACCAAATCTGCCGACCAGTCCAAGGCAGAATATCAGCATCACAATGACGTACTGGAGTCGGCGCCGACGGCTCCCGGTTAAGAGGTAGAAGCCGAAGACATTCTTTAAGTGACTTAGAGGCGATTTCCCCGAATCCTCAGAGCCGTGTGTAGTCTCCACCAAgaagaaaatcacaaataacAATGTCAGCAACCCCAACCCTGAGTTTAACACCATGGGAAAGAAGAAGCCCGTTGATTTAATAAGAAGTCCAGTTGCGAATTTTCCAGAGATCGTACCCGTTGCAAGCAACACCTCCAGCGCGGCAATAGCCAGGGTTCTTTTGTTCTTCGGTGGAGTGATATCAGCAGTGTAGGCGTACGTCGCCAAGAGAAAGGTCGAGAACGAACCCCCTATTCCCTCCAGTCCATAGGCAAGGTAAAAATAATTCAGATCCAAATTTAGCTTCAccaccaacatggacactacACCTTTGCCCAAACATCCGATTATTGGAATCACGAAAAACAGTTTTCTTCCGATGCTGTCGGAGTAGGATCCCATAACCAGGTTCACGAGGAGGGTAGGCAGACTGTTTGCATAGGAGTAGTACACGACTCTCTCCGAGGTCTCCTTCTGGAGTTTTATCTCCAAAAGTGTATTGTTGTCGCTCTCTGTTCGATTACAGCTATACACGTAGTGGTTGCTTTTACTGGACGAGTTGGTGTAACTTTCGTAGAGCCGCTGATGCACGTACTGTGGTATCCAAGAAATGAAGATGAAGCCAGATAAGAAATACAGCATCATGATGATTCCACAGGGGACCGCTCCACGGATGAAGGAGACTTTCCGAATTGTGGTTTCGTTTACAGAAATCAACGGCTTCGTCTCGTCATCTTCCGTAGCCATTGTTTAGTGACAGTTCGATTCAGCGTAATGTCATCGGTCCCTCTGTCGGTATCCAGTGTAAACGTGACCTACTTCAGCAAGTATCTGAATGAAAAGTATGTGTCCTGAAAACGGAATTTCAAAATTGATATCGTGGATAATATGCTTCCTCGCGTCATTGTCAACTCTGAATAGTTATGATCAAAATGTCTTGATCATGCGTCCCCAAACTACTGCATGCAAGAACAGGTCTGTGGATGTACCGATACATACACGCTTAGGCAACCTCGAGACCGAAATAAGTTTGTGTCACGGCTTTGTCACATGCTTTATTCAACTCGTGACCTGAATTGTAAAACTGCTTATACCCCACTTCCGGTCTCGTTgtcatggtttcttttgttaaaaagtgtaggtgtattcaCCTATAACCTACACTTTTCCTCCAAATGTGTAGGTGTATTacaatacacctacacttttggAGGAAAAATATAGGT encodes:
- the LOC121387589 gene encoding solute carrier family 46 member 3-like — translated: MATEDDETKPLISVNETTIRKVSFIRGAVPCGIIMMLYFLSGFIFISWIPQYVHQRLYESYTNSSSKSNHYVYSCNRTESDNNTLLEIKLQKETSERVVYYSYANSLPTLLVNLVMGSYSDSIGRKLFFVIPIIGCLGKGVVSMLVVKLNLDLNYFYLAYGLEGIGGSFSTFLLATYAYTADITPPKNKRTLAIAALEVLLATGTISGKFATGLLIKSTGFFFPMVLNSGLGLLTLLFVIFFLVETTHGSEDSGKSPLSHLKNVFGFYLLTGSRRRRLQYVIVMLIFCLGLVGRFGRDNTETLYVLNQPFCWLPDKIGYFGALRTGLTSLVTMLFIKACLTCLRDEYIIATGMLGEIGGLVLEAMATSDLMMWLVPVVSSSEATSSPITRSMLSRMTSPSQQGAVFASIATLETITNFVANTMYGLIYSATVGGSVRGAVFLIMSVWPFLAIVASISHVFVAEKETEDTVVVVEDPGKQNVSC